The sequence CGGGACCTTGATCCGCCAGGCGATGGTCCAGTTGTTCGCGCCGTCGAGCTTCGCGGCCTCGTAGGTCTCCTGCGGGATGGCCTGGAGCGCGGAGAACATGATCAGCATGTTGTAGCCGGTCCACAGCCAGGTGGAGACGTTCGCCGTGGACCACAGCACCGCGCCCGGCCCGAGGAAGTCCGGGTGCAGCCCGAGGTGGCCGAGCAGGTCGACCACCGGGCTGAGCTGCGGCGAGTACAGGTACGACCACATGATCGCGGCGATCACGCCGGGCACGGCGTAGGGCATGAACGCCGAGATCCGGAAGAACGCCTTGACCTTCAGCAGCGGGGTGTCCAGCAGCAGCGCCATGATCAGCGCGACGAACAGCATGACCGGCACCTGCACGATGCCGAAGAGCCCTATGCGCCCGATGCTGGACCAGAACTCGGTGTTGTGCAGCACCTGCGCGTACTGGTGGAAGCCGCCGAAGGTGGTGTACGACGTGCCGTACTGGCCGCCGGTCCGGCGCACCACCCGGAAGCTCTGCCAGAGGGCGTAGCCCACCGGCACCAGGTAGAAGAGCACGAACGGGAGGAAGAACGGCGTCAGGAAGGCGGCGATGGTGCCCGCCCGCGGGCCGCCGCCGGAGCGGCGGCGGCGGGGGGCATCGGGCGCCGCTACCACGCGCCGTGCGCGGGTTTCGGTGTCAGTCATGCTGGGGTCACTTGCCGGACTCGGCCGGGATGGCCAGGTCCTTCATCGAG comes from Streptomyces sp. NBC_00448 and encodes:
- a CDS encoding carbohydrate ABC transporter permease, whose amino-acid sequence is MTDTETRARRVVAAPDAPRRRRSGGGPRAGTIAAFLTPFFLPFVLFYLVPVGYALWQSFRVVRRTGGQYGTSYTTFGGFHQYAQVLHNTEFWSSIGRIGLFGIVQVPVMLFVALIMALLLDTPLLKVKAFFRISAFMPYAVPGVIAAIMWSYLYSPQLSPVVDLLGHLGLHPDFLGPGAVLWSTANVSTWLWTGYNMLIMFSALQAIPQETYEAAKLDGANNWTIAWRIKVPIIAPSIVLTTVFSIIGTLQLYAEPAVLRQISSNISSTFTPNMLAYAVASGNNYQQAAAISVVIAVITFVLSFGFMRLTSKKAGL